A DNA window from Mya arenaria isolate MELC-2E11 chromosome 17, ASM2691426v1 contains the following coding sequences:
- the LOC128223416 gene encoding uncharacterized protein K02A2.6-like: MEMYGVSIPKMDWESTNLPQAWDKFQRHAELVFSGPLKNKSDEEKASYVLLWVGDKGRDIRQTWTTISETDAKKPATFFKKFKEYVQPKLNPIFARFKFNNIVQGADNFESFVTKLRLAATDCQFTSSDEMIRDRIVFGISSAKLREKLINEGEKLSLDKAVQIAQNFEYAREQMRTMTTTSGEEAHSSAVYQVRRQPNERYRKYQPERPAAAYKPRDDNKNCGNCGNKHSRTANCPAKGKQCHACKKWNHFAQMCRTNEVTKRVNELRVDYESSCESDDDAFYVDTVKTAGKLVSQAHATLIIGPVKKPIKFKIDTGSMVNILPNNVYRQLKVHGPLSIASHKLTSYTGDSLKVLGTVDLPCGYKEHMVTATFYIVETNSQPLLSLTTSVDLELIKLTYAVDKSSSKHDIVTEYNDIFQGVGLLPGKCQLHLRKDAIPVVNATRRVPYAIKDKLRQELDQMEQESIICKVTEPTEWVNSLVCVEKPQTGKLRICIDPKHLNDALLRPHYPMRTLEEVTSDISGARFFSVLDAKSGYWSIELTEESSYMCTFGSPFGRYRFLRLPFGIKSSQDEFQRRMDECLEGLTGVKCIVDDILVHGKTLEEHDTNLRNVLGRCRETGIRLNPDKSKIGLTEVPYFGHILTSDGLKPDPDKVASILQMKAPTSRAELETLLGMVTYLSKFSPKLAELTNPLRALLKNDMHFHWDRQHDKAFDDVKKALTESPVLVYFDTHKPVTLQVDSSKYGLGACILQDGKPVIYASKSLTPTEVGYAQIEKEMLAILFGCKRFHHFVYGRQVLVQSDHKPIESIVKKPLSAAPARLQRMLLQLQAYDILVTHVPGKSIPVADTLSRYYAEDTCSDLIDGLDFQIHSVKSNHNMSDTKLDEVRISTDKDAELCTLKRVILDGWPDKRTHCPSSVLKYWTFRDELTVTDRMIVKGEKILIPREMRSSMLEKIHIGHLGIGKCTSRARDVMFWPGMSSDISDMVQQCDICLTHRSSNNKEPMQPHQIPEQPWQVVATDIFTLDGVDYLVTVDYYSRFFEVDKLSDTKSITVIRKLKTHFARYGICQKVVSDNAAQFTSEQFITFAREWGFEHTTSSPLYPQSNGLAEKTVQTAKRLLRKAKSDNRDPYLAFLEYRNCPLECGYSPSQLLMSRRLRSIIPTVKSLLKPQTVNTDIVQDKINKSRSSQKHYYDQTAKSLPPLADGQTIRVQMKKRWVPAKLIKDNHDRSYTVQTEDGGIYRRNRRFIMSTKEKCPELSENFPNLLHQTDCGKSQSNESAEISPLISPQNMSASHENQPYVTRYGRSVKPTSRLVEHA, encoded by the coding sequence ATGGAGATGTATGGGGTGTCAATTCCCAAAATGGATTGGGAAAGCACGAACTTACCCCAAGCCTGGGATAAGTTTCAAAGGCACGCCGAACTAGTGTTCTCTGGGCCCCTAAAGAACAAAAGTGACGAAGAGAAAGCGTCGTACGTCCTTCTTTGGGTCGGAGACAAAGGAAGGGATATTCGCCAGACGTGGACGACAATTAGCGAGACTGACGCTAAAAAGCCGGCAacgttttttaagaaatttaaggAATACGTCCAGCCGAAACTTAACCCGATATTTGCCAGGTTCAAGTTTAACAACATAGTTCAAGGTGCTGACAATTTTGAATCATTCGTTACAAAACTGAGATTAGCGGCGACAGATTGCCAGTTTACCAGCTCAGACGAAATGATTCGCGATCGGATCGTTTTTGGAATTTCGTCGGCCAAACTGCGCGAGAAGCTTATTAACGAAGGAGAGAAACTGTCGCTGGACAAAGCTGTTCAAATAGCACAGAACTTTGAATACGCCAGAGAGCAGATGCGAACCATGACGACGACTTCCGGCGAAGAAGCCCATTCTTCAGCTGTATACCAGGTGCGGCGGCAACCAAATGAGCGATACCGGAAGTACCAGCCAGAGAGACCAGCTGCGGCGTATAAGCCGAGGGACGACAACAAAAACTGTGGTAATTGTGGAAACAAACATTCAAGGACAGCCAACTGCCCTGCAAAGGGAAAACAATGCCATGCGTGTAAAAAGTGGAACCACTTTGCACAAATGTGTCGTACGAATGAGGTGACCAAAAGGGTAAACGAACTGAGAGTGGATTATGAATCAAGTTGTGAATCAGACGACGATGCATTCTATGTGGACACCGTGAAAACAGCAGGTAAGTTGGTTTCACAAGCCCATGCCACTCTTATCATTGGCCCCGTCAAGAAACCTATAAAGTTCAAAATTGACACAGGCTCTATGGTGAACATTTTGCCTAACAATGTTTACAGGCAGCTTAAAGTTCACGGCCCCTTATCAATAGCATCACACAAGCTGACCTCTTACACTGGGGATTCTCTGAAAGTACTCGGCACAGTAGACTTGCCATGTGGCTACAAAGAGCACATGGTAACAGCCACTTTTTACATTGTAGAAACAAATTCCCAACCTCTACTCTCGCTGACTACGTCTGTTGACTTAGAGCTCATCAAACTGACATACGCTGTCGATAAATCGTCCTCTAAACATGACATTGTGACAGaatataatgacatttttcaagGTGTTGGTCTCCTTCCAGGTAAATGTCAATTACACCTGCGAAAAGATGCAATTCCCGTAGTAAACGCTACTAGACGGGTACCGTATGCAATAAAAGACAAACTCAGACAGGAGTTAGATCAAATGGAACAAGAATCGATCATTTGCAAGGTCACAGAGCCAACAGAATGGGTCAATTCTCTTGTTTGTGTAGAGAAACCCCAAACTGGCAAATTACGCATTTGTATAGACCCTAAACACTTAAACGACGCCCTACTGCGACCTCACTATCCAATGAGAACACTTGAAGAAGTGACCTCTGACATCTCAGGTGCTCGCTTCTTCTCTGTGTTGGATGCCAAATCAGGTTACTGGAGTATCGAGTTGACAGAAGAGTCTTCATACATGTGCACATTTGGCAGTCCATTCGGACGGTATAGATTTCTTAGACTTCCTTTTGGAATCAAATCAAGTCAAGACGAATTCCAAAGACGAATGGACGAGTGTTTAGAGGGTCTCACTGGTGTAAAATGCATTGTTGATGACATTCTTGTTCATGGAAAAACGCTAGAGGAACATGACACTAACTTACGCAACGTACTAGGACGATGTAGAGAAACGGGCATTCGACTCAATCCTGACAAATCCAAAATCGGACTGACAGAAGTCCCGTACTTTGGTCATATTCTTACATCCGACGGACTCAAACCAGACCCTGACAAAGTGGCATCCATCCTACAAATGAAAGCACCAACGTCACGTGCAGAGCTAGAGACTCTGTTAGGAATGGTTACATATCTCAGCAAGTTCTCGCCAAAACTGGCCGAGTTGACAAACCCATTGCGGGCACTGCTAAAAAATGACATGCACTTCCATTGGGACAGACAACATGACAAAGCTTTTGACGATGTCAAAAAAGCCCTGACTGAGAGCCCTGTGCTAGTATATTTTGACACGCACAAACCTGTGACGCTTCAGGTAGACAGTTCAAAATACGGACTAGGTGCATGCATATTGCAAGATGGTAAACCTGTCATATATGCATCAAAATCATTGACACCTACAGAGGTAGGATACGCACAAATTGAGAAAGAAATGCTTGCTATTCTATTTGGGTGCAAACGTTTTCACCATTTCGTGTACGGACGTCAGGTTCTTGTTCAATCAGACCACAAACCGATTGAGAGTATCGTAAAAAAACCACTCTCTGCTGCCCCAGCCAGACTTCAACGTATGTTATTGCAACTGCAAGCATACGACATTCTGGTCACGCACGTACCTGGAAAATCAATACCAGTCGCTGACACACTTTCCAGGTATTATGCCGAAGACACATGTTCAGACTTAATTGACGGTCTAGATTTCCAAATCCATTCAGTCAAGTCAAATCACAACATGAGCGACACAAAACTAGACGAGGTTAGGATATCGACTGACAAAGACGCCGAACTTTGCACTTTGAAACGTGTCATTCTCGATGGATGGCCTGACAAACGCACACATTGTCCTTCGTCTGTATTGAAATACTGGACATTCAGAGACGAACTAACTGTCACGGACCGTATGATAGTGAAAGGTGAGAAAATTCTCATCCCTCGCGAAATGAGATCTTCCATGTTAGAAAAAATTCACATAGGTCATTTAGGAATCGGCAAGTGCACCAGCCGAGCACGTGACGTAATGTTTTGGCCTGGAATGTCGAGTGACATATCCGACATGGTTCAACAATGTGACATTTGCCTGACGCATAGGAGTTCAAATAACAAAGAACCAATGCAACCTCATCAGATTCCAGAACAGCCCTGGCAAGTTGTTGCAACTGACATTTTTACACTGGACGGTGTTGATTACCTCGTTACCGTTGACTATTACTCCAGATTCTTTGAAGTTGACAAATTATCGGACACAAAAAGTATCACCGTAATACGCAAACTAAAGACACATTTTGCTAGATACGGTATCTGCCAAAAAGTTGTCAGCGACAACGCAGCTCAGTTCACATCAGAACAATTCATTACATTTGCGAGGGAATGGGGTTTTGAGCATACGACTTCTAGTCCCCTTTACCCTCAATCTAACGGTCTGGCAGAAAAGACGGTACAGACGGCTAAACGACTGTTACGAAAGGCAAAATCTGACAACAGAGACCCATACTTAGCCTTTCTAGAGTATCGAAACTGCCCACTGGAGTGTGGATACTCTCCCTCTCAACTGCTTATGTCACGACGATTGAGATCTATTATCCCGACGGTAAAATCTCTTCTTAAACCACAGACGGTTAACACAGACATTGTGCAGGACAAGATCAATAAATCGCGCTCCAGCCAAAAACACTACTACGATCAGACTGCTAAATCGCTACCGCCCTTggcagacggacagacgatcagggttcaaatgaaaaaaagatgggTTCCGGCAAAACTTATTAAAGACAACCATGACAGATCGTACACAGTTCAGACTGAGGACGGTGGTATTTACAGACGAAACAGACGATTTATTATGAGTACTAAAGAGAAATGCCCCGAACTTTCGGAAAACTTTCCAAATTTGCTGCATCAGACAGATTGCGGCAAGTCTCAGTCCAATGAGTCAGCCGAAATATCTCCCTTAATCTCTCCACAAAATATGTCTGCGTCCCACGAAAATCAGCCATACGTAACTAGATACGGGCGCTCTGTGAAACCAACTTCCCGCTTAGTAGAACACGCTTGA